A genomic stretch from Arachis stenosperma cultivar V10309 chromosome 3, arast.V10309.gnm1.PFL2, whole genome shotgun sequence includes:
- the LOC130967588 gene encoding probable RNA methyltransferase At5g51130 has product MAYNAKLEDETKNQGAKHNNKKRKQVFPYGNYRSYYGYRIGQDVDEDPRLKVFRKEWFEDKECLDIGCNNGIITIQIAQKYGCRHILGIDIDSDRVEDAYWNLRKAVRLKSTGNKRAKPSKLEDKDHADNSEDKDHADNSENSATVSSNEDAKGISKDMPSSEQSDLFAIVSFKRENFVQSRHPPGKKYDTILCLSVTKWIHLNWGDEGLIKLFAETWNLLRPGGVLVLEPQPWKSYESNRLVSETTAANYRSITIRPADFQEILLDRIGFRTVEHVNSGMTDSKTGFNRPILAFRK; this is encoded by the exons ATGGCATATAATGCAAAGCTGGAAGATGAAACCAAAAACCAGGGAGCCAAGCACAACAACAAGAAGCGGAAGCAAGTTTTCCCATACGGCAACTACAGGAGCTACTATGGCTATCGA ATTGGTCAAGATGTTGATGAAGATCCTCGGTTGAAAGTGTTTAGGAAGGAGTGGTTTGAAGATAAAGAGTGTCTTGATATTGGTTGTAACAATGGGATAATCACCATCCAGATTG CACAGAAATATGGCTGCCGGCACATTCTTGGGATTGACATTGATTCTG ATCGAGTTGAGGATGCATATTGGAATCTGAGAAAAGCTGTTAGATTGAAATCTACTGGAAATAAGCGTGCAAAGCCTTCCAAACTTGAGGACAAGGATCATGCAGATAATTCAGAGGACAAGGACCATGCAGATAATTCAGAGAACAGTGCTACTGTTTCATCAAATGAAGATGCAAAAGGAATTTCGAAAGATATGCCGTCTTCAGAGCAAAGTGATCTATTTGCTATTGTTTCATTTAAACGTGAAAATTTTGTTCAGAGTCGGCACCCACCAGGAAAGAAGTATGATACAATTCTTTG TTTGAGTGTTACAAAATGGATACACCTCAATTGGGGGGATGAGGGCTTAATCAAATTATTTGCAGAGACTTGGAATCTGCTCCGACCA GGTGGTGTTCTTGTGTTGGAACCTCAGCCATGGAAGTCATATGAAAGCAATCGTCTTGTCTCAGAG ACGACTGCTGCCAACTACCGGAGTATTACAATTCGTCCTGCAGATTTCCAGGAAATACTGCTAGATAGG ATTGGATTTAGAACAGTGGAACATGTTAACTCAGGTATGACTGATAGCAAGACTGGTTTCAATAGACCAATTTTGGCTTTTCGGAAATGA
- the LOC130965295 gene encoding uncharacterized protein LOC130965295 gives MVGEVEKMIAVGLVWGATNAIMRRGAVLWDQAVKSTSRADPNAKLYQRALLSLRNWFKLLLIWQYSIPFLVNLSASLTFFAILSHAPLSLAVPVTNATTFAATAVFGILLGERTHLLRASLGTAFIVSGLFLCINS, from the coding sequence ATGGTAGGGGAAGTGGAGAAGATGATCGCAGTGGGTTTGGTATGGGGCGCCACAAATGCTATCATGCGCCGGGGTGCCGTTCTATGGGACCAAGCTGTGAAATCCACATCAAGGGCAGATCCCAACGCCAAGCTGTACCAGAGAGCACTGTTGTCCCTCCGCAACTGGTTCAAGCTCCTATTGATCTGGCAGTACTCCATCCCCTTCCTCGTCAACCTCTCCGCCTCCCTCACTTTCTTCGCCATCCTCTCACACGCCCCACTCTCCCTCGCCGTCCCTGTCACCAACGCCACCACCTTCGCCGCCACCGCCGTCTTCGGCATCCTCCTCGGCGAACGCACCCACCTTCTTCGCGCATCCCTCGGTACCGCTTTTATCGTTTCCGGCCTTTTCCTTTGTATCAATTCCTAA
- the LOC130965932 gene encoding probable xyloglucan endotransglucosylase/hydrolase protein 26 codes for MAKFEKMLVALFICVVVLVVNIVQVDGNFSKSMYLTWGVQHASIMGEDLHLVLDTTSGSAAKSKRSFLFGSIEMLIKLIPGNAAGIVTAYYLSSTGSQHDEIDFEFLGNITGQPYTVNTNIYTQGKGNKEQQFYLWFDPTADFHNYTIHWNPTQIVWYVDGLPIRVFQNYENHGVAYPNKHGMRVYSSLWNADDWATRGGLVKTDWRGAPFIASFHHFRARACKWNGAVSINHCASNVPANWWISPLYKQLSYSEKGQLNWVRKNYMIYDYCADSKRFNGQLPPECSKTQL; via the exons ATGGCAAAATTTGAGAAAATGTTGGTGGCTTTGTTTATATGTGTAGTCGTACTCGTTGTCAACATCGTCCAAGTGGATGGCAACTTTTCGAAGAGCATGTATCTCACATGGGGTGTTCAACATGCATCGATTATGGGCGAAGACCTTCATCTAGTGTTGGACACAACCTCAG GATCTGCTGCTAAATCGAAGAGATCATTCTTATTTGGAAGCATTGAAATGCTAATCAAGCTCATACCAGGCAATGCCGCAGGAATAGTAACAGCCTACTAT TTATCCTCCACGGGAAGTCAGCATGATGAGATAGATTTTGAGTTCTTAGGCAACATTACAGGACAACCATACACTGTCAATACCAACATATATACACAAGGAAAAGGAAACAAAGAGCAGCAATTTTACCTCTGGTTTGACCCAACTGCTGACTTTCACAACTACACCATTCACTGGAACCCCACGCAAATTGT GTGGTATGTTGATGGTCTGCCGATTCGGGTTTTTCAGAACTACGAAAATCACGGTGTTGCGTATCCAAACAAGCATGGAATGAGGGTATACAGCAGCCTATGGAATGCAGATGACTGGGCAACTAGAGGAGGGCTTGTTAAGACTGACTGGAGAGGTGCACCATTCATAGCCAGCTTTCATCATTTCAGAGCAAGGGCTTGCAAGTGGAATGGGGCAGTGAGCATCAATCACTGTGCCTCCAATGTCCCTGCAAATTGGTGGATTTCTCCCCTATACAAGCAGCTAAGTTACTCCGAAAAAGGCCAGTTGAACTGGGTCAGAAAGAATTACATGATCTACGACTACTGCGCCGATTCCAAGAGATTCAACGGCCAGTTGCCTCCAGAATGTTCTAAAACACAACTCTAA